The Acanthochromis polyacanthus isolate Apoly-LR-REF ecotype Palm Island chromosome 17, KAUST_Apoly_ChrSc, whole genome shotgun sequence genome has a window encoding:
- the trpc6a gene encoding LOW QUALITY PROTEIN: short transient receptor potential channel 6a (The sequence of the model RefSeq protein was modified relative to this genomic sequence to represent the inferred CDS: inserted 1 base in 1 codon): MNHRPLAVHCNSRPAGYIDSPRARSRDNLLMCDDFGEEYCCSGRCLGHSSSERQLMARLTAVKRRQALRGPAYMFSGPSVSLSEVEQRFLEAAEYGNIPEVRRMLLHVPNLNVNAVDYMGQNALQLAVANEHLEVTELLLGRADLARVGDALLLAISKGYVRITEALLNHPSFRDAHRLTASPAQADMLDDFYAYDEDGTRFSHDVTPVILAAHCQEYEIVHTLLSKGARIDPPHDYFCGCDSCNYQQQFDSFSHSRSRINAYRGLASPAYLSLSNEDPVLAALELSNELAMLANIEKEFKNDYCRLSTQCKDYVVGLLDLCRSTEEVEAILSGQTDSEDSYDLPGRPSLTRLKLAIKYELKKFVAHPNCQQQLLSIWYENLPGLRQQTTAIKLLVVLGVAIGLPGLAVAYWITPCSRVGKVMRSPFMKFVAHASSFTIFLGLLILNAADRFAGTTLLPNMTHRHYPDSAQLSSDPLLLYRTTTTPFTWMEILIISWVMGMIWAEVKEIWSQGPGEYLVEPWNFLDFGMLAIFLASFSCRFSAMRHADLAQTYVYTHYTTLNNVTLPPXIHYFTLARISWLPSDPQLVSEGLYAVAVVLSFSRIAYILPANESFGPLQISLGRTVKDIFKFMVIFILVFLAFMIGMFNLYSYYLGAKQNDAFTTLEESFKTLFWAIFGLSEVRSVVINNGHKFIENIGYVLYGVYNVTMVIVLLNMLIAMINSSFQEIEDDADVEWKFARAKLWFSYFEEGRTLPVPFNLVPSPKSMQGLALAAKSLLLQFVEGHSQEKIETQLNQLGVDKNSGYGASSSPTRYQKIMKRLIKRYIIKAQADRESDEITEGELKEIKQDISSLRYELLEEKSQNMETLDGLLKRLGEISMPSS, translated from the exons ATGAACCACAGACCGCTGGCAGTTCACTGCAACAGCCGGCCTGCGGGTTACATCGACAGCCCCAGAGCCAGGAGCCGGGACAACCTGCTGATGTGCGATGACTTTGGAGAGGAATACTGTTGCTCTGGAAGATGCCTCGG ccacagcagctctgagagACAGCTCATGGCTCGTCTCACTGCTGTTAAGCGACGCCAGGCCCTCCGAGGTCCTGCCTACATGTTCTCTGGTCCCTCAGTCAGCCTGTCAGAGGTTGAGCAGCGTTTCCTGGAGGCAGCTGAATACGGCAACATACCAGAGGTGCGCCGCATGCTGCTCCACGTGCCCAACTTGAACGTGAACGCTGTGGACTACATGGGCCAGAATGCACTGCAGCTGGCTGTGGCCAACGAGCATCTGGAAGTGACGGAGCTGCTGCTGGGGAGGGCAGATCTGGCCAGAGTGGGGGACGCTCTCCTCCTGGCCATCA GCAAAGGTTATGTCCGTATCACGGAGGCTCTGCTGAATCACCCTTCATTTAGAGATGCTCATCGTCTGACGGCCAGTCCAGCACAAGCTGACATGTTGGACGATTTCTACGCTTATGATGAAGACGGGACAAG ATTTTCTCACGATGTGACTCCAGTGATACTTGCAGCTCACTGCCAGGAATACGAGATAGTTCACACCCTGCTGAGTAAAGGGGCCCGCATCGACCCTCCCCATGACTACTTCTGTGGCTGCGACTCGTGTAACTACCAGCAGCAGTTTGACTCCTTCAGCCACTCGCGATCGAGGATCAACGCCTACAGAGGACTCGCCAGTCCTGCCTACCTCTCCCTGTCTAACGAGGATCCAGTGCTGGCAGCCCTGGAGCTCAGCAACGAACTGGCCATGCTGGCTAATATTGAGAAAGAGTTCAAG AACGATTACTGCCGCCTGTCGACTCAGTGTAAGGACTACGTGGTGGGTCTTTTGGATCTGTGTCGCAGCACAGAGGAAGTGGAGGCCATTCTGAGCGGACAGACGGACTCTGAAGACAGCTATGACTTACCAGGTCGCCCCTCGCTTACACGGCTCAAATTAGCCATCAAATATGAACTCAAGAAG TTTGTAGCTCATCCTAActgccagcagcagctcctgagTATCTGGTATGAAAACCTGCCCGGACTGAGACAACAAACTACTGCCATCAAACTGCTGGTGGTGCTGGGGGTGGCTATAGGACTACCTGGACTAGCTGTGGCTTACTGGATCACCCCATGCAGCAGA GTGGGGAAAGTGATGCGCAGCCCTTTTATGAAGTTTGTGGCTCATGCTTCATCCTTCACCATTTTCCTGGGTCTTCTCATCCTGAACGCTGCTGACCGTTTCGCAGGCACCACCCTGCTGCCGAACATGACCCACCGTCACTACCCAGACAGTGCACAACTCAGCTCTGACCCGCTGCTACTCTACCGCACGACCACAACACCCTTCACCTGGATGGAGATCCTCATCATTTCATGGGTCATGG GTATGATTTGGGCTGAGGTGAAGGAGATCTGGAGTCAAGGACCAGGGGAGTATCTGGTCGAACCGTGGAACTTTCTGGACTTTGGGATGCTGGCGATCTTCCTTGCCTCCTTCAGCTGCCGATTTTCTGCTATGAGACATGCTGACTTAGCCCAGACCTATGTGTACACACACTACACAACACTGAATAATGTCACACTGCCCC AGATACACTACTTCACTCTGG CACGTATCTCCTGGTTGCCATCAGATCCTCAGCTGGTATCAGAAGGCCTCTATGCGGTCGCAGTCGTGCTGAGCTTCTCTCGGATCGCCTACATCCTTCCAGCCAACGAGAGTTTCGGTCCGCTTCAGATCTCTTTAGGGAGGACTGTCAAAGACATCTTCAAGTTCATGGTCATCTTCATTTTGGTCTTTCTGGCCTTCATGATCGGCATGTTCAACCTGTACTCCTACTACCTGGGGGCGAAGCAGAATGACGCCTTCACCAC CCTGGAGGAGAGCTTCAAGACGTTGTTCTGGGCTATATTTGGCCTGTCTGAGGTCAGGTCCGTCGTAATCAACAACGGGCACAAATTCATCGAGAACATTGGCTATGTGCTGTACGGGGTTTACAACGTCACCATGGTGATAGTGCTGCTCAACATGCTCATCGCCATGATCAACAGTTCCTTCCAGGAGATTGAG GATGATGCCGACGTTGAGTGGAAGTTTGCTCGGGCAAAACTTTGGTTCTCCTACTTTGAGGAGGGCAGGACTCTCCCTGTGCCCTTTAACCTGGTCCCCAGTCCTAAATCCATGCAGGGACTGGCCTTAGCCGCCAAGTCTTTGCTCCTGCAGTTTGTAGAAGGACACAGTCAGGAGAAAATTGAGACACAACTCAACCAG CTTGGGGTGGACAAAAATTCAGGATATGGTGCTTCTAGCAGCCCAACCAGGTATCAG AAGATCATGAAGCGGCTGATAAAGCGTTACATCATCAAAGCCCAAGCAGACAGAGAGAGCGACGAGATCACTGAAG gtGAACTGAAAGAAATAAAGCAGGACATCTCCAGCCTGAGAtatgagctgctggaggagaaatCACAGAACATGGAGACGCTTGACGGACTGTTGAAGAGGCTGGGAGAGATCAGCATGCCTTCATCGTAG